In Dysidea avara chromosome 3, odDysAvar1.4, whole genome shotgun sequence, a single window of DNA contains:
- the LOC136251198 gene encoding solute carrier family 15 member 4-like isoform X1, whose amino-acid sequence MEVDSQSHSGYESTEVLESDISRCCRYHPRKFPINRAVLALLVVSTLERYAFHNVTSSAFRIAESYSRLHVNESIHNTILAETVLNSVPFLLYPFAGYLADVRFGRLNVITSGVLICAVCYGLLALMFSLGFAAVWQGVSMVVLFTILFVVLCAGSAAVQVNMVPFLADQVRGAWGEELSSLFHWYYWTRNIGAVAVIFQLVLSCSQHPSDSRHNDDETVAYVTLTLSTVALSLASCVLFCCKQWLHHQKEIKNPLSLVVKVIGFARKAKYDPHQSAFTINKDPPPRLDLAKLRYGGPFTSTQVEDVKTFYRLLLILFSMIGTLMLITAVITVLQLFSDVIIKSTECYFNGSILLTIAEDLTILTIIPVFDKLAYPLLGGYTPNMLNRVGIGSVLCLISASTITAVLYSFDLARKFPHTMIHHPNSSIWYIPAALSIGSAVMLGLSEVLIEVGALEFAYAQSPREMKGFMIGMFYFMWGLGSLVAEIILLFLTNLPIVMILSFFALLLYLWLACHYKRPDRDDDEDRDLDNLTYESALDVLRSQMRSPR is encoded by the exons ATGGAAGTTGATTCTCAGTCCCATTCTGGTTATGAGTCTACTGAAGTGCTGGAATCAGATATTTCCAGATGTTGCAGGTACCATCCCCGGAAATTTCCTATAAATAGAGCAGTGTTGGCTCTTCTAGTGGTTTCCACTTTGGAGAGGTACGCCTTTCACAACGTTACGTCTTCGGCGTTTCGAATTGCAGAGTCTTATTCACGACTGCATGTCAACGAGAGCATTCACAACACGATTTTGGCTGAAACAGTACTAAACTCTGTTCCATTTCTGTTGTATCCATTTGCTGGTTACCTCGCCGACGTGAGGTTTGGACGACTAAATGTCATCACATCTGGTGTACTGATATGTGCGGTTTGTTATGGTCTTCTTGCTTTGATGTTTTCACTTGGATTTGCAGCAGTTTGGCAAGGAGTATCAATGGTTGTACTGTTCACAATTCtgtttgttgtgttgtgtgctgGATCTGCTGCAGTGCAAGTGAACATGGTACCCTTTTTGGCAGACCAAGTCAGGGGGGCTTGGGGTGAGGAGTTGAGCTCATTGTTTCACTGGTACTATTGGACAAGGAACATTGGTGCTGTCGCTGTTATATTTCAGCTGGTACTCAGCTGTAGTCAACATCCAAGTGACAGTAGACATAACGATGATGAAACTGTAGCTTATGTAACTTTGACACTGTCTACAGTTGCTCTTAGTTTAGCTTCTTGTGTACTTTTCTGTTGCAAGCAGTGGCTACATCATCAGAAGGAAATCAAGAACCCATTATCTCTGGTAGTAAAGGTGATAGGTTTTGCACGGAAAGCAAAGTATGACCCGCACCAGAGTGCCTTCACGATTAACAAAGACCCACCTCCCAGATTAGACCTAGCTAAGTTAAGATATGGTGGACCATTTACTAGTACGCAAGTAGAAGATGTTAAGACATTCTATCGACTTTTATTGATCCTTTTCTCCATGATAGGAACACTGATGTTGATCACAGCT GTAATAACTGTTCTGCAGTTGTTTTCCGATGTCATAATAAAAAGCACAGAATGCTATTTTAATGGCAGCATCTTGTTAACTATAGCAGAAGATTTAACAATCCTCACAATTATACCAGTATTTGATAAACTTGCGTATCCTCTTTTGGGTGGATATACTCCTAACATGCTAAATAGGGTTGGCATTGGGTCAGTTCTGTGTTTGATATCAGCATCAACAATAACTGCGGTCCTCTACTCATTTGACCTAGCAAGGAAGTTTCCTCATACAATGATCCACCATCCCAACTCTTCCATTTGGTACATACCAGCAGCCCTTTCCATAGGTAGTGCAGTAATGTTGGGGCTGAGTGAAGTACTGATAGAAGTTGGTG CTCTTGAATTTGCATATGCACAGTCACCACGTGAAATGAAGGGATTTATGATCGGGATGTTTTATTTCATGTGGGGCTTGGGATCTCTAGTTGCAGAAATCATCCTACTGTTTCTAACCAATTTACCCATTGTGATGATCCTGTCATTCTTTGCACTCCTGCTCTATCTGTGGCTAGCATGTCACTACAAGCGACCAGATAGAGATGATGATGAAGACAGAGATCTGGATAATTTGACATATGAAAGTGCTCTTGATGTGTTAAGATCACAAATGAGATCCCCCAGATGA
- the LOC136251198 gene encoding solute carrier family 15 member 4-like isoform X2, which translates to MEVDSQSHSGYESTEVLESDISRCCRYHPRKFPINRAVLALLVVSTLERYAFHNVTSSAFRIAESYSRLHVNESIHNTILAETVLNSVPFLLYPFAGYLADVRFGRLNVITSGVLICAVCYGLLALMFSLGFAAVWQGVSMVVLFTILFVVLCAGSAAVQVNMVPFLADQVRGAWGEELSSLFHWYYWTRNIGAVAVIFQLVLSCSQHPSDSRHNDDETVAYVTLTLSTVALSLASCVLFCCKQWLHHQKEIKNPLSLVVKVIGFARKAKYDPHQSAFTINKDPPPRLDLAKLRYGGPFTSTQVEDVKTFYRLLLILFSMIGTLMLITAVITVLQLFSDVIIKSTECYFNGSILLTIAEDLTILTIIPVFDKLAYPLLGGYTPNMLNRVGIGSVLCLISASTITAVLYSFDLARKFPHTMIHHPNSSIWYIPAALSIGSAVMLGLSEVLIEVGAVYKNLELAICEACLDSITLTVEGVSALCLHQHTKL; encoded by the exons ATGGAAGTTGATTCTCAGTCCCATTCTGGTTATGAGTCTACTGAAGTGCTGGAATCAGATATTTCCAGATGTTGCAGGTACCATCCCCGGAAATTTCCTATAAATAGAGCAGTGTTGGCTCTTCTAGTGGTTTCCACTTTGGAGAGGTACGCCTTTCACAACGTTACGTCTTCGGCGTTTCGAATTGCAGAGTCTTATTCACGACTGCATGTCAACGAGAGCATTCACAACACGATTTTGGCTGAAACAGTACTAAACTCTGTTCCATTTCTGTTGTATCCATTTGCTGGTTACCTCGCCGACGTGAGGTTTGGACGACTAAATGTCATCACATCTGGTGTACTGATATGTGCGGTTTGTTATGGTCTTCTTGCTTTGATGTTTTCACTTGGATTTGCAGCAGTTTGGCAAGGAGTATCAATGGTTGTACTGTTCACAATTCtgtttgttgtgttgtgtgctgGATCTGCTGCAGTGCAAGTGAACATGGTACCCTTTTTGGCAGACCAAGTCAGGGGGGCTTGGGGTGAGGAGTTGAGCTCATTGTTTCACTGGTACTATTGGACAAGGAACATTGGTGCTGTCGCTGTTATATTTCAGCTGGTACTCAGCTGTAGTCAACATCCAAGTGACAGTAGACATAACGATGATGAAACTGTAGCTTATGTAACTTTGACACTGTCTACAGTTGCTCTTAGTTTAGCTTCTTGTGTACTTTTCTGTTGCAAGCAGTGGCTACATCATCAGAAGGAAATCAAGAACCCATTATCTCTGGTAGTAAAGGTGATAGGTTTTGCACGGAAAGCAAAGTATGACCCGCACCAGAGTGCCTTCACGATTAACAAAGACCCACCTCCCAGATTAGACCTAGCTAAGTTAAGATATGGTGGACCATTTACTAGTACGCAAGTAGAAGATGTTAAGACATTCTATCGACTTTTATTGATCCTTTTCTCCATGATAGGAACACTGATGTTGATCACAGCT GTAATAACTGTTCTGCAGTTGTTTTCCGATGTCATAATAAAAAGCACAGAATGCTATTTTAATGGCAGCATCTTGTTAACTATAGCAGAAGATTTAACAATCCTCACAATTATACCAGTATTTGATAAACTTGCGTATCCTCTTTTGGGTGGATATACTCCTAACATGCTAAATAGGGTTGGCATTGGGTCAGTTCTGTGTTTGATATCAGCATCAACAATAACTGCGGTCCTCTACTCATTTGACCTAGCAAGGAAGTTTCCTCATACAATGATCCACCATCCCAACTCTTCCATTTGGTACATACCAGCAGCCCTTTCCATAGGTAGTGCAGTAATGTTGGGGCTGAGTGAAGTACTGATAGAAGTTGGTG CTGTTTACAAAAATCTGGAATTAGCAATATGTGAAGCTTGTCTAGACTCGATTACTTTGACTGTTGAAGGTGTTTCTGCTCTATGCTTACATCAGCACACAAAGCTGTAG